One segment of Paenibacillus rhizovicinus DNA contains the following:
- a CDS encoding homocysteine synthase, with the protein MSEQRKLSIETLSVHGGQEIDPTTLSRAVPIYQTTSYGFRDSEHAANLFALKEFGNIYTRIMNPTSDVFEKRIAALEGAPAALAVASGSSAITYSILNIAEAGDEIVSANSLYGGTYNLFAHTLPKLGIKVTFVDPSNPANFEAAITDKTKAVFAETIGNPKGDVIDIEAVANIAHKHGIPLIIDNTFPSPYLCRPIEHGADIVVHSATKFIGGHGTSIGGVVVDGGKFDWKSSGRFPGLTQPDPSYHGVVYTEAVGPVAYIIKMRVQLLRDTGAAISPFNSFLLLQGLETLHLRMERHSSNAMAVAQFLEQHEAVEWVNYPGLASHPSYDLARKYMPKGQGAILTFGIKGGIDAGKKVIDAVQLFSHLANVGDSKSLIIHPASTTHQQLDENDQLAAGVSPGMIRLSIGTEGIDDILHDLTQALAASQQ; encoded by the coding sequence ATGTCCGAACAACGCAAGCTTTCGATTGAAACGCTATCCGTCCACGGAGGCCAGGAAATTGACCCGACCACCCTTTCGCGCGCAGTGCCAATCTATCAAACGACTTCCTATGGATTCCGAGATTCGGAACATGCGGCTAATTTATTCGCTTTGAAGGAATTCGGCAACATCTATACGCGTATCATGAATCCTACGAGCGACGTATTCGAGAAGCGGATCGCCGCGCTCGAAGGCGCGCCGGCGGCGCTTGCAGTCGCTTCCGGTTCATCCGCCATTACATATTCGATTCTGAACATCGCCGAAGCCGGGGACGAAATCGTTTCGGCTAACAGTTTGTACGGCGGTACGTACAATTTGTTCGCGCACACGCTGCCGAAGCTCGGGATCAAAGTCACTTTCGTCGATCCGTCGAATCCGGCCAACTTCGAAGCGGCGATTACGGACAAAACAAAAGCGGTGTTCGCCGAAACGATCGGCAATCCGAAGGGCGACGTCATCGATATTGAAGCGGTGGCCAACATTGCCCACAAGCACGGCATCCCGCTTATTATCGACAATACGTTCCCGAGCCCGTACCTATGCCGGCCGATCGAGCATGGCGCGGACATTGTCGTCCATTCGGCGACGAAATTTATCGGCGGCCACGGCACGTCCATCGGCGGCGTCGTCGTAGACGGCGGCAAGTTCGACTGGAAGAGCAGCGGCAGATTCCCGGGTCTGACGCAGCCGGATCCTAGTTATCATGGCGTCGTATATACGGAAGCGGTAGGGCCTGTCGCGTACATTATCAAGATGCGCGTGCAACTGCTGCGGGATACGGGGGCGGCCATCTCGCCGTTCAACTCGTTCCTGCTGCTGCAGGGCCTGGAGACGCTGCATCTGCGGATGGAGCGCCACAGCTCGAACGCAATGGCGGTCGCGCAATTCCTCGAGCAGCACGAAGCGGTCGAATGGGTAAACTATCCGGGACTAGCCAGCCATCCGTCCTACGACCTGGCTCGGAAATACATGCCGAAAGGACAAGGCGCGATTCTGACCTTCGGCATTAAAGGCGGCATCGACGCGGGCAAGAAAGTCATTGACGCCGTGCAATTGTTCTCGCATTTGGCGAATGTCGGCGATTCCAAATCATTGATCATTCATCCGGCCAGCACGACGCACCAGCAGCTGGACGAGAACGATCAGCTCGCCGCGGGCGTGTCGCCGGGCATGATTCGGTTGTCGATCGGCACGGAAGGCATCGATGATATTTTGCATGATTTAACACAAGCTTTGGCAGCTAGCCAGCAGTAA
- a CDS encoding deoxycytidylate deaminase, which yields MAPEVQDGLRKDWDTYFMDIAYMVSTRSRCPRRHVGTVLVQGKKLLGTAYNGAPMGVADCSEDGCMIVEELEMQVEDGVERMIKKQRCIRTIHAEQNLLLFTDRIDREGSTVYVTDQPCWTCANMLANSGVKEVVYHRAYLKDSEKVISLMQVKGIVFRHLSAYAPPVQAGMDVIS from the coding sequence ATGGCACCGGAAGTGCAAGACGGATTGAGAAAAGATTGGGATACGTATTTTATGGACATCGCGTATATGGTTTCGACCCGTTCGCGCTGTCCCCGCAGGCATGTCGGAACCGTGCTCGTGCAGGGGAAGAAGCTGCTCGGTACTGCGTATAACGGCGCGCCTATGGGCGTAGCGGACTGCTCCGAGGACGGCTGCATGATCGTGGAGGAGCTGGAAATGCAGGTCGAGGACGGCGTGGAGCGCATGATCAAGAAGCAGCGCTGCATTCGAACTATTCACGCTGAGCAGAATTTGCTCCTATTCACGGACCGGATCGATCGCGAGGGTTCGACCGTTTACGTGACCGATCAGCCTTGCTGGACATGCGCCAACATGCTTGCGAACAGCGGCGTGAAGGAAGTCGTGTATCATCGCGCGTATTTGAAGGACAGCGAGAAAGTCATTTCGCTTATGCAGGTGAAAGGTATCGTATTCCGGCACTTGTCCGCATACGCGCCGCCGGTTCAGGCTGGCATGGATGTCATTTCATAA
- the comER gene encoding late competence protein ComER: MNVGFIGIGSMGSLLIDAFIGSGALKPSQITASNRTFGKAACLADRHPGLQAVPLNRDAVIDQDVIFLCVKPHEYKTVLDGIREYVQPNQLVISITSPVLLKQLEDSLPCKIAKVIPSITNYMCSGATLCMYGSRMTDADIIRLNGLLSYISEPLQIDEAHTRVVSDLSSVGPAIMACLLQRFIDAAYEETGIPREQARLIASEMLLGTGQLLTGGAMSPEELQARVVVPGGITAQALALLNRELDGVFNGVIRATHAKYHEDLERVSDALYGKEVNGP; encoded by the coding sequence ATGAATGTCGGGTTTATCGGGATCGGGAGCATGGGCAGCTTGCTAATCGATGCATTTATCGGCTCGGGGGCGTTAAAGCCATCGCAAATCACGGCCAGCAATCGAACATTTGGCAAAGCCGCCTGCTTAGCTGACCGTCACCCCGGCTTGCAGGCTGTCCCTTTGAACCGCGATGCCGTCATCGATCAGGACGTGATTTTCCTATGCGTGAAGCCGCATGAATACAAAACAGTCCTCGACGGCATCCGCGAATACGTCCAACCGAACCAGCTTGTCATATCGATCACGAGCCCCGTTCTGCTGAAACAGCTGGAGGACTCGCTGCCTTGCAAGATCGCCAAGGTGATTCCGAGCATCACCAATTACATGTGCAGCGGAGCTACGCTCTGCATGTACGGCAGCCGTATGACCGATGCCGATATCATCAGGCTCAACGGCCTGCTCTCCTATATAAGCGAACCGCTTCAAATCGATGAGGCGCATACGCGCGTCGTTTCGGATCTATCCAGCGTCGGCCCTGCCATCATGGCCTGCCTCCTCCAGAGATTTATCGATGCGGCGTACGAAGAGACCGGCATCCCGCGCGAGCAAGCCAGGCTGATCGCCAGCGAAATGCTGCTCGGTACGGGTCAGCTGCTCACCGGCGGGGCCATGTCGCCCGAAGAGCTGCAAGCCCGGGTCGTCGTTCCCGGCGGCATTACCGCGCAGGCGCTGGCACTGTTGAACCGGGAGCTGGACGGCGTGTTCAACGGGGTTATCCGGGCCACCCATGCCAAGTACCACGAGGATCTCGAGCGCGTCTCCGACGCCTTGTACGGCAAAGAGGTGAACGGCCCTTAA
- a CDS encoding ComEA family DNA-binding protein, whose protein sequence is MLKRPKSRTGWSASQWGAAACIAVALLLIAVALMKNGSNDQPEWQDMNGQVDRALMPLELKAADKQDAAKKDLEKPDADKMPDADKKLDADTDRKQEPPKDGTAAEPSKDEADTVPAEGKDAASASGEGKIDINHASAAELDALPGIGAAKAEAIVADRERNGLFQRSDDLLRVKGIGPKLLDKMKSYIVLQP, encoded by the coding sequence ATGTTGAAGCGGCCGAAAAGCAGAACCGGATGGAGCGCATCGCAGTGGGGAGCCGCCGCATGCATCGCGGTTGCTTTGCTCCTGATCGCCGTGGCGCTGATGAAGAACGGTTCGAACGATCAGCCCGAATGGCAGGATATGAACGGGCAAGTGGATCGCGCCTTGATGCCGTTGGAATTGAAAGCAGCGGACAAGCAGGATGCGGCGAAGAAAGACTTAGAGAAGCCGGACGCTGATAAGATGCCGGATGCTGATAAGAAACTGGATGCTGACACTGACAGGAAGCAGGAGCCGCCGAAGGATGGAACGGCAGCGGAGCCGTCGAAGGACGAAGCGGACACCGTGCCGGCGGAAGGAAAGGATGCTGCATCGGCTTCCGGCGAAGGCAAGATCGATATTAATCACGCTTCCGCAGCGGAACTGGACGCCCTTCCCGGCATCGGCGCTGCCAAAGCGGAGGCGATCGTGGCGGACAGGGAACGGAACGGCCTTTTTCAACGATCAGACGATTTGCTCCGTGTCAAGGGAATTGGGCCGAAACTACTAGATAAAATGAAGTCTTACATTGTTCTCCAGCCATGA